TTGGTCTTGGCGGTCTTTTTGGTTGGCGTTACTACCAAGATTCTGTGACTTCGGCTCGTGAAGCGGCTTCTCAAAGCTATACTTCCGTAATTAATACTCTGCAAGCGAAAGGTGTGGACGCTGCGGCGGATGTGCAAAGTTTTATCGATGGCAATGAAGTCAAAGAGTACTCTGTGCTGGCGGCTTTGCAACTGGCGAAAACACAAGTGGATGCTGGCGATCTTAACGCTGCGTTAGTGCAGTTAAAATGGGCTCAAAGCAACAGCAAAGATGCCGCCATTATGCCTCTTGTGAGCTATCGGATCGCGCGTATCGAAGCAGCGCTGGGCAACTTTGATGCGGCAAATGCTGAACTGGCTAAAGTGAGCAACAAAGGTTGGACTGGCCGTATTGCCGAACTGCGTGGTGACATTGCTCTGCGTCAAGGTAATAAAGAAGCAGCATACGCTGCTTACTCGGAAGCCCAACAAGCAGAAGATGCTGGTCAAACACTGCAGATGAAGCTTGACGATCTAGCGAAATAAGGACTTCATGGCATGAAGAATGTGTTCAGAAGAGCCGTATTAGGACTGATCACGGTTGGTATTCTTGCGGGTTGTGCTGGTGAAGAAGACACCATCATTATGGCACCAGTGCCTCAGGTAAAAAGTCAGTTTACTCCAAAGAGTAGCTGGAGTACTTCGGTTGGTGATGGTGTTGGTCATTACTTTTCTAAGCTCGCCCCTGAATACGCTTACGACAAAGTGTTTATCGCCAGTCGTGATGGGGAAGTCAAAGCACTTGATCCGCAAAAAGGCAACACCCTTTGGCGTTCGCAGCTTGGCAAAGACGGCAGCGCGAAGTTGTCGGGTGGCATCACAGCAGCCTACAGTCAGGTTTTCATTGGCAGCGAAAATGGTGAAGTGATCGCGCTAGATCAGGATACTGGCGAAGAGAAATGGCGTGTAACGGTTGCGGGTGAAGTCTTAGCCAAGCCGGTAGCGGAAGGCAGTCTGGTGATTGTGAATACCAGCAATGGTATTCTTATCGCGCTGGATCAAACCAATGGCGAACAGAAATGGGCCATTAGCACCGATGTGCCGAATCTGACCTTACGTGGCGATAGCACGCCGGTGGCGGTTTCTGGTGGGGTATTTTGGGGCACAGCAAATGGTCGATTGGCTGCTGCGATCGTCGAACGCGGTCAACTGATTTGGCAGCAACCTGTTGGTACCCCAAAAGGCGCGACTGAAATTGATCGTCTGGTCGATGTCGACTCCTCGCCGATTTTGCTCGGTGGCACCTTGTACGTAGTCGGTTACAACGGCCAACTGATTGGGATTGATTTGCGCTCAGGTAAAGCAACGTGGAAGCGCAATTACTCTTCAGCCATTGATATGGCGACCGATGGTAGTCGCTTGTTTCTTGTTACAGACAAAGATCATTTAGTCGCAGTAGATGCCCGTAGCGGTACTGAGCTGTGGGAAAATGCTCAGTTGCAGCACCGCTTGCTGACTGCGCCAGTGCTCGTGGACAACTATCTGGTGGTTGGCGACAGTGAAGGTTATTTGCACTGGTTGGACAAAAGCACAGGCGAGTTTGTTGCACAGCAGATGGTCAACGATAGCGGTTTTGCCATTGGACCGACTGTATTGCCAGACGGTTATCTGATTGTGACTCGTAATGGCAAAATAAAGAAACTGACGCTCAGCCAATAATATCGTGATATAATTCACATTCGGCTCCTGGCTGGTAACAGCTAGGAGCCGTTTTATTGCTGGAAACTTTTGTAAAACTTAAAATAAACCATGTGGTTATAGGTAAAGGCTTGGTGTGGGTTGTGCTAACCCTCGTCGTTACCTATAACTACATACGAACAGATTATTGTAGAGGTTATTATGGTACCTGTTGTTGCCCTAGTTGGGCGTCCGAACGTAGGTAAGTCTACCTTGTTCAACCGTTTGACTCGTTCTCGTGACGCATTGGTGGCAGACTTTCCCGGTCTGACGCGAGATCGTAAGTACGGCCAGGCCAAAGTAGGCGAACACGACTTTATCGTGATTGATACAGGTGGTATCGACGGTTCTGAAGAGGGTGTTGAAACCAAGATGGCGCAGCAGTCACTAGCGGCGATCAATGAAGCCGATGTGGTGCTGTTTATGGTGGATGGTCGTGCTGGTCTGACATCCGCCGACGAAGCGATTGCCGCGCATCTGCGTAAAATCGAAAAGCCAGCCATGCTCGTGGTGAACAAGATCGATGGAATTGACGCCGATGCCGCCAGCGCGGATTTCTGGCAGCTGGGTGTCGATGATATGTACCAGATCGCCGCTGCGCATGGTCGTGGTGTGACTGCGTTGATCGAACGTGCGCTCGATCCTTTCTTTGATAATATGCTCAGCGCTGGTAAAGAAGGTGAAATTGAAGATTTAACCGAATTTGCTGATCAAGATGAAGATCCGTTTGACTACAGTGAAGAAGAAGCGGAAGAAGTATTCAAACGTCTTCAAGATCAGCCAATTAAGCTGGCGATCATTGGTCGTCCCAATGTAGGCAAATCGACGCTGACCAACCGTATTCTAGGTGAAGAGCGTGTCGTGGTGTATGACATGCCTGGAACGACTCGCGACTCTATCTATATTCCAATGGAGCGTGATGGTCGTGAATATGTGTTGATTGATACGGCTGGTGTACGCCGCCGTGGACGCATTAACGAAACAGTAGAAAAATTTTCTGTGGTGAAAACGCTTAAAGCCGTCGAAGATGCTAACGTCGTTCTGCTGGTGATTGATGCGCGTGAGAATATTTCTGATCAAGATTTGAGCTTGCTCGGCTTTGCTCTAAACGCTGGTCGTTCAATTGTTTTGGCGGTCAATAAGTGGGATGGCCTAGATAATGAAGTTAAAGAACATGTGAAGAAAGAGCTCGATCGTCGTCTTGGTTTTGTCGACTTTGCGCGTATTCACTTTATCTCTGCGCTGCACGGTACAGGTGTAGGGCACTTGTTTGAGTCGGTACAGGAAGCGTATCGCTCTGCGACTACTCGAGTGAGTACCTCAGTTCTGACACGCATTATGAAAATGGCAACCGAAGATCACCAACCGCCGATGGTTCGTGGTCGTCGAGTAAAACTGAAGTACGCTCATGCTGGTGGTTACAACCCACCAATTATCGTGATTCACGGTAACATGGTGCGCGAGTTGCCTGACTCTTATAAACGTTATCTGATGAACTACTACCGTAAGTCTTTGGATATCATGGGTACACCGATTCGTATCTTGTTCCAAAACAGCGAAAACCCATTTGAAGGCCGCACCAGCAAGATGACGCTCTCTCAAGAGCGCGCTCGTAAGCGTATGGTTTCAGCGGTGAAGAACCGTAGTAAATAAACCGAGCTTTATATCGAATGCCCAAGTTTTGACTTGGGCTTTTTTTTTACCTACTGTTCTCGTCACTACAGCGTCAAACGGATGTTGTCGGGAAATAGTCTCGAAAAGATCGATCTTAAAAATCCTGAAAA
The Vibrio navarrensis DNA segment above includes these coding regions:
- the bamB gene encoding outer membrane protein assembly factor BamB, with product MKNVFRRAVLGLITVGILAGCAGEEDTIIMAPVPQVKSQFTPKSSWSTSVGDGVGHYFSKLAPEYAYDKVFIASRDGEVKALDPQKGNTLWRSQLGKDGSAKLSGGITAAYSQVFIGSENGEVIALDQDTGEEKWRVTVAGEVLAKPVAEGSLVIVNTSNGILIALDQTNGEQKWAISTDVPNLTLRGDSTPVAVSGGVFWGTANGRLAAAIVERGQLIWQQPVGTPKGATEIDRLVDVDSSPILLGGTLYVVGYNGQLIGIDLRSGKATWKRNYSSAIDMATDGSRLFLVTDKDHLVAVDARSGTELWENAQLQHRLLTAPVLVDNYLVVGDSEGYLHWLDKSTGEFVAQQMVNDSGFAIGPTVLPDGYLIVTRNGKIKKLTLSQ
- the der gene encoding ribosome biogenesis GTPase Der translates to MVPVVALVGRPNVGKSTLFNRLTRSRDALVADFPGLTRDRKYGQAKVGEHDFIVIDTGGIDGSEEGVETKMAQQSLAAINEADVVLFMVDGRAGLTSADEAIAAHLRKIEKPAMLVVNKIDGIDADAASADFWQLGVDDMYQIAAAHGRGVTALIERALDPFFDNMLSAGKEGEIEDLTEFADQDEDPFDYSEEEAEEVFKRLQDQPIKLAIIGRPNVGKSTLTNRILGEERVVVYDMPGTTRDSIYIPMERDGREYVLIDTAGVRRRGRINETVEKFSVVKTLKAVEDANVVLLVIDARENISDQDLSLLGFALNAGRSIVLAVNKWDGLDNEVKEHVKKELDRRLGFVDFARIHFISALHGTGVGHLFESVQEAYRSATTRVSTSVLTRIMKMATEDHQPPMVRGRRVKLKYAHAGGYNPPIIVIHGNMVRELPDSYKRYLMNYYRKSLDIMGTPIRILFQNSENPFEGRTSKMTLSQERARKRMVSAVKNRSK
- a CDS encoding YfgM family protein gives rise to the protein MEVYNTEEEQVEAIKEWWKENGKAVIIGAVVGLGGLFGWRYYQDSVTSAREAASQSYTSVINTLQAKGVDAAADVQSFIDGNEVKEYSVLAALQLAKTQVDAGDLNAALVQLKWAQSNSKDAAIMPLVSYRIARIEAALGNFDAANAELAKVSNKGWTGRIAELRGDIALRQGNKEAAYAAYSEAQQAEDAGQTLQMKLDDLAK